The Flaviramulus sp. BrNp1-15 genome includes the window ACCTGTAAAGAAACTTTTCTGTTAGCAACCAACAGTAATTATAATTACTTTTTAAATCTAAAACAGCGCTTTGTACGGGAGCAGTTTGTGCGCGCGTAGTTTGTGTTTTGTAATCAAAAAGTTCTAGCTTTTGCAAATCTTGATTAAAAACCCACAAAGTATTATCATGTCCTGTTGAAATATGCGACGCATTTTTATAAGGGTTAAGCGTATTAAAATCAATTTTAAATATTTCGGCTAAACGATTATCAAGTATAATAACCGTATTAAAATCTTTATAAAACAGATTAATTTTTAAAGGATTAAAGGCATTTGCCGAAGTTAAATTCCCTAATTGTAAATTATTGTATGTAATTGTTTTATCTAAAGTTTTTTTATTGAAGACATTGTTATTTACAAAGTATATAGTCTCAAAATTATCAATAGCAATTATTTTATCAGCTTTAAAAACTGTTTTTTTAATAAGGTTAGCTTCAATAGGCTCTTGAGCAAATATTGAAACAGATAACAAAAAAAGAATGTGAAATGTAAATCTCATTGTAGTTTGAAAAATACAAAAATCAAACCACTTTTAACAAATTAGTTTATACCCAAACCCACGAACGTTAATAATTTCAACATTAGCGTCATGTTTAAGTTTTTTTCTAAGTTTAGTAATAAATACATCCATACTTCTAGCATTAAAAAAATCGTCACTTCCCCAAAGTTTGGTTAGTATTAATGACCGATCTAAAACTTTGTTTTTATTTTTAATGAGATAAAATAATAAGTGAGCTTCTCGATGTGTTAATTGAACTTTTTCTTCTGTTTTAAATTGAAGTGTTTGCTTTGGGAAATTAAATATAAAATTTCCAATTTCTAATATTTCTGAATGCTTTTGCTCTTTAGTTCGATGTAATAAATTATTGATTCTAACAATTAATTCTTCCATACTAAATGGCTTTTTTAAATAATCGTTTCCGCCAATTGTAAAACCTTCAACTACATCTTGAGTTTGCGATTTTGCAGTTAAAAAAATAATAGGGATAGAATCATCTATTTCTCTAATTTCTTTAGCCAATGTGAACCCATCTTTCTTAGGCATCATAACATCTAGAACTAACAACTTTGGAGTTTCTCTCTGATAGGTTTTAAGGGCAACTTCACCATTTTCGCAAAGTAAAACCTTAAAGTTTCTTGTTTCCAAGCTTTCTTTTATGATTTGCCCTAAAGCAGGCTCGTCTTCTGCTAATAATATTTTCGTAAGATTAGCCATTAGGCAGAGTGATTTTAAAAGTGGTTAGGTTATTTTTTAAATCTAGTTGTATAGTTCCTCCATGTTTTTCAATAATGGATTTTGTATAATAAAGTCCAATACCAAACCCTTTTACATCATGAGTATTTCCTTTGGGTATACGATAAAACTTCTCGAAAATTCGGTTCTTGTTGTCTTTATTTAATGCGTTTCCGTTATCGGAAAATTGTATTTCAACAAAATTTGATTTAATAATTAAGTTTATAAAAATTTTACCACCTCCATACTTAATAGCATTATCCAAAATATTGTTAAGTGCATTTTCAAAATGAAAAGCATCAACTTGAATTGATAAGTTTTCAACTTTAAAATTTGTTGTAAATGTTTTGGTTTGATGTTGAATTTTATAACGATTTACCATAGTATCAAGTAACTCAAACAAATTAATATCTTCTTTGTTTAATTCTAAACTTTTAATATCCAAAGTTGCTGTTTCAAGTAGTTTTTCAACCATTACATTTAATTTTGAAAGCTGGGTTGAAGACATATTTACATATTTCTTAGTTTTCTCCTTGTCTTCAATTACATCAAAACCACTAATACTCTCCAAAGCTACACCTATTGTTGCAATCGGTGTTTTAAACTCGTGTGTAATATTACTAATTAAATCGTTTTTTACTTCGGCTAATTGCTTTTGATTTTTAATAATTTTCAAAAGATAAAAAAGACTACTTATTACAGCTAAAACTAAAATGGTAGAAAGAAAAATGCTGCCTAAACTTCTTGCAAAAGTTTCTTTAAACGGATTGCTGTATACTAATTGAATAGTTTCTTGTGGCTTTAAGTAATTTGAATTTGTAGTTGTAGAAAGCGGGAAAAGTGTTAAGGAGTCTTTGCTAAAAATGATTTTATCGTTTTCAAGATGGTTTAAACTATAATTTAAATTAAAATTCTTTTGATTGAACTGATAATGTAATAAAGAGTCGATTTTTTTATAATCTAAGGAGTCTGATTGAAAAGAAATAAAAATGGTTTTTAAGTTGTTAATTAACTTTAAACTATCTGTGGCTTTTTTACCTCTAAAATAAGCTGCTTTTTCTATCAACCCAGATTTATTAATGGTTAGTGCAGTACCATCATCTTTAAGTTGAGTAAATTTTTGAAACTTTGAAGTATCAATAGCTTCACTTAGACCTTTAGAAATATCAAAAAAGATCGAATCGATATTTTTTTTGTGATTTTGCTCAATATCACTAAGTTCTACTGAAGTTATCCCAACGCTAATATTATGTTTGACACCCTTTTTATCAGTTTTAGAATAATGATTATCACCAAATGCAGTCTTATTTTCAGAACTATTGTTAGGTACAATAGCTAAATAATTTTCTTTTGCTAAGTCGGTATAATAAGTATCAACAGCGTTGTCTAAACACAATTGAATATCATTAATTACCTGTAGTTTGTTTTGTTTGAAATTTTTGTAATTCCAAAAAAACTGAAGCCCAATAGTACTTACAGAAACTAAGGCTATAACATATAATATCAATTTATATCTTGATGCATTCATACATCAAAAATATAGGTTAAAATGTTATAAAACCAATCGCTTAACACTCGTTAACACTCATTAACTATTTAAAACTATTATACTTTTCATATTTGTATATCAGAAATCAAAAAAACGAACATTAACAAACAAAAATTAAAACACATGAAAATTAATTACGTGTGCTTCTTTTTATTACTAACTATTAGTAATGCTATTGCACAAGAATTTCAAGGAATTGCCACTTACAAGTCGCATAGAAAAGTAGATTTAAAAATAAGTAGTAAAAATGAAAACTCTGAAATGAAAAAGCAAATACAAGAACAATTGCGTAAACAATTTCAGCAGGAATATACACTTACTTTTAATAAAAACGAATCTATTTATAAAAGAGAAGAAAAATTACAAACTCCACAACCCGCACAATCTGGATTTAGAATTCAAATTGCACAAGGTTCAGATATTATGTATAAGAATATAAAGGAAAATAGGTATACCAATAAAACTGAAATATTCGGAAAACTATTTTTAATAAAAGACACCTTAAACAACATAGAATGGCAGCTTGTTAACGAAACCAAAAACATTGGTGACTACACTTGCTTTAAAGCTGTTTTCAATGAAGAATTTACTACACAAACATTGACAGAAGAAGGTGAGATAGAAACTGTAACTAAACCCAGAACAACTACACTGTGGTACACACCACAAATACCAATTAACAATGGTCCCGCAGAATATTATGGTTTACCAGGGTTAATTTTAGAAGTGAATGATGGAGATTTAACTTTAGTTTGTACTAAGATTATTATCAATCCTGAAGAAAGAGTTTCTATTGAAGAACCAACAAAAGGTAAGGAGGTGTCTCAAGTAGAATTTGAAGAAATTCAAGATAAGAAATCTAAGGAAATGATGGAGCAATATCAATCTAGAAAAGGTAATAATGATGGAAATAGAGTTATGATTAGAATTGGTGGTTAATTTTTATGTTTCAAATTAAACTATAATCTTAAAAAATAGTCTTACTATTAAATTCTAAATATTTAATTAAGACTTTTAAGATGAAAACTTATTTAACTACTGTTTGCTTTACAATTCTATTACTTTTTTCTTTCAATAATTTAACCCAAGCTCAAGACTTTAAAGGTGTAGCTACCTATCAAACCAAAACAACTTTAAAGTTAGATAATTTTGGTAATCGTCAATTAAGCGAGCAACAAAAAAAGGAAATGATGGAACGTATGAAAAGCTTTCTAGAAAAAACATACACGTTAACGTTTACTCAATCAGAGTCTATTTACAAAGAGGAAGAAAAATTAGAAGTTTCAGCTGGAGGTAGAGGAAGAGGTTTTATGTTTGGTGGCGGTGGTGGTTCTGGCCCGATATACAAAAACATAAAAGAAAAACAATTTTTACAAGAACAAGAGTTTTTAGGAAAACAATTTTTAATTAAAGACTCATTAAAAACTATTACATGGAAGATGGGAAGCGAATCAAAACAAATTGGACAATATTTATGTTTTAAAGCTACTGCAACTAAGCCTGTTGAAGGTTTCGATTGGCAACGTAACAGACCTGGAAGAGATAATGAAAATAAAGAAGTAGAAAAACCCACAGATTCTACAACAATCACTGAAGAAGCTAAAAACAAGGAAGAAACGCCAAGAGAAATTGAAATTGTTGCTTGGTATACACCACAAGTAGCAGTAAGTCAAGGACCCGCAGAATATTGGGGATTACCAGGTTTAATTTTAGAACTAAGCGCAGATAATACTACCATGTTATGTACCAAAATTGTAATAAATCCTGCCGAATCTGATGAAATAAAATCACTAACCAAAGGAAAGGAAGTTACCAAAGAAGAATACAACGAAATTATGACTGTAAAAATGCAGGAAATGAGAGAAGTGTTTAGAAGACGAAGAAACAACTAAGGTAATAGCCTAAAATTAATCACTAACAATCAAAAAATGAAACAACTTTTTATGCTGGTTATATTACTGGCAACAAGCATATCTTTTTCACAAATAAAAATTGAAGGCGTTGTAAAAGATAGTATTGGCGACCCATTAGAGTTGGTAAATGTAATTGCTATAAATCAAGAAACAAAAGGATTGGAATCTTATGGTATTACTAATGAAGCGGGTCGTTATAAACTTTCTTTATCAAAAAACACTTCTTATAGCTTACAAGTAAGCTATGTGGGTATGAAAACCGCTACCGAAACTATTAGCACAAAAGAAGAAGACATTGTTAAAGATTTCACCCTTCAAAATGACAATGCATTGGATGCAATTGAACTAACTTATGAAATGCCTGTAACGGTGAGTGGAGATACTTTAATTTATAATGCAGATTCTTTTAAAACCGGAACAGAAAGGAAACTTGAAGATGTTTTAGAAAAATTACCTGGTGTTGAAATTAATGATGATGGGCAAATAGAAGTTGAAGGCAAAGTGGTTTCAAAAGTAATGGTTGACGGTAAAGATTTTTTTGATGGTGATACTAAACTGGCTACAAAAAACATTCCTTCAAACGCTGTAGATAAAGTTCAAGTGCTAAAAAACTTTGCAGAAGTTGGTCAGTTAAGTGGTGTAACTAATAATCAGGACAATGTTGCTATTAATATTAAACTAAAAGAAGGTAAAGAAAATTTTTGGTTTGGTAATATTACTGCTGGTGGTGGTGCATCAGATAATAATGGATTATATATAATTCAACCCAAGCTATTCTATTACAGTCCAAAATATAGCATTAATTTTATAGGAGATTTAAATAACACTGGCGAGGTAGCTTTTACAAGACGTGACTATTTTAATTTTTCAGGTGGCTTTAGAAGCCCAAGTAGAAGCAGTGGAACCAACTTAAATCTAGGAAGCAATAACTTAGGGTTTCTAACACTTCAAAACAACAGAGCAAAAGACATTAATACAAAATTTGGAGCAGCAAATTTTAGTTATTCTCCAAAAAAGACTTTAGACATAAGTGGGTTTGCTATTTTCTCTAACAGTAAAACAGAATTGCAAGAGAATAATTCTGTACAGTACACAGACGAAAGTTTAGGTATTCCAGATGAAGACACAGAAAGTAATACCATGCAGCGTAGCGATTTAGGCATGCTTAAATTAAGTGCAAAATATAAACCAAACCTTAGTAACCAATTAGATTATGATATTTTAGGTAGAATTTCAAAAGAGTCACAAGACCAAGGATTTTTCTCATCTGTTTTAGGAAATATTGATCAAGTTGAAAACACTAGCCCTTACAGTATTAATCAAAATGTTAACTATTACTACACACTTGATGAAAATAATATTTTTGCTCTTGAAGCACAACATTTGTTGCAAGATGAAGATCCTTTTTATAATGCTATTTTAGAAGACAAAAACAATTATCAAACTACAGCAGATGCATTAGGTTTGGATGGAAATCAATCGGTTTACAATATTGCTCAAGATAAACGAGTAAAATCAAATCAATTAGATGCAAAATTGGATTATTGGAATGTGTTAAACCAAAAAAGTAATATCAATTTAACTTTTGGTACTATTTTAAGCAAGCAACAATTCAATTCAGAAATTTTTCAATTTCTAGATGATGGTTCAGAATTCAATCCAATATTTAATGATGGTATGCTTACTAATGATACCGATTATAATTTTAGCGACCTCTATTTAGGAATGCACTATCAATTTAAAAAGGGAATTTTCACTTTTAACCCTGGAGTATCTGCACATGCTTATAGTATAAAAAACATACAATTTGGAGAGACATATAAGGATGATTTCTTTAGAATTTTGCCTGATTTTGACATGCGTATCCAACTAAAAAAGAGTGAGAACATATCGCTACGCTATAGTATGCAAACCCAGTTTACAGACGTTACTAATTTGGCCAGAGGCTTAGTTTTAAACAATTATAAATCACTTTATTTTGGTGATGAAGCTTTAGATAATGCCATTTCACACAATGTAAACCTGTCTTACTTTAGTTTTAACATGTTTAATTACACGAATGTATTTGCAAATTTAAATTATTCTAAAAGTATTGATCAAATAAGAAATTTGAGCAATTTTGAAAGTGTAATACGTACAAGCTCACCATTTAACTCTTCTTTTGCTGATGAAAATTTTTCAGCAAGAGGACGTTTTCAAAGGCGTTTTGGCAAACTTCAAGCATCTATAAATGGTAACTTTAATTACTCTAAATTCAATCAATTTATACAAAATCAACGTTCAGTAAACGAAAATTACTCACAAACTTATCGTACTGAATTACGAACTAATTTTAGAGATGCACCAAATGTAGAGATTGCTTATCGTTATACGATTGCAGATAACGACCAAGGTACTTCTAGAACAAAGTTCTACACCAAAGCCCCATCTATAGAGTTTGATGCCTACATCTGGAAAAAATTAACGTTTAAAACAGATTATTCGTATAATAATTTTAGTGATGAAAATGGTACAATTAATAGTTTTGATTTTTGGAATGCCTCTCTTTCGTACAGAAAAGACAAAGACGCAAAATTTGAATACGAACTTAAAGCCACAAATCTATTAAATACTAAATCAACATCACAAAGTAATAACAGTGCTTTTTCAGTAAGTGCAACCGAGTATTTTATACAACCTAGATTTTTAACATTTAGATTGCGCTACGAATTATAAAATTATTTGTTTTTTGTTTGTAGAATTAACAAACAATAATATATTTGCGAACGGTTTTGGGGAGATACTCAAGCGGCCAACGAGGGCAGACTGTAAATCTGCTGACTACGTCTTCGCAGGTTCGAATCCTGCTCTCCCCACAATAAAAAAGCAAGCTAAATAGCTTGCTTTTTTATTTTTTAGTTTTTTATGAGTTTAGTCTAATATTACTTCTTTTCAACAACAACATCTAACTCTGTAAAATCAAAGCTACCATGACTTTTATAACCTTCAACAACAAAAGAAACTTCGTGCATTTTTCCCATTTCCATACCCAAAGATTCCCACTTCTTGAAGTGTTCAGAGATGTTTATTGTACCACTATTTCTAACATCTCTACGAATACTAAAATATTGTGGAAACGTTGTATCACCAACTATTGATGGCTGATTAACCCTTATAGTTTCATAAATATCATAAACACTTCCGTTAACCTCGATTGTACCTTTTAGTTTTGAGCCTTTTGCCATAGAAGGGATCCAATTACGCCAATCTTCAATAATATAATATTCTGCCAATGGTTCAATAGTCCAACCGTAAACCGATAAATAGGAATTTCCTGCTTCTGTTTTTAGTTTGTAATTGCAATTATATGTAGTAAAAAATTCACCTATTTCCTCATGCTCTTGTGTCTGGTCATAACTTAACCCTCGTCGTGCCAAATAATTTAAAATATTTGTCCATTCTCCACTAAAAGTAGCACCTTCCCCAATAGTCATACATGCAGTTCCTTCAGCATTTTGATTCCAAAGTTCATACCGATAACCATCTTTTACACCTTCAATTTGATCAGAATCTTCAATACAAAATGTTTGAGAATTTAAGTCTTTGCAGCCAAGGAATAAAGTAATAAACGTAAAACTTAATACTGATATTATCTTATAAAAATTTAATTTTTTCATAACAATTTTGCTATTCTATTTTGGAAATTTAAGTCTTATTTCTTCTAAACACAAATTGTGAATACTACCAATATGTGTATGTTTTTTTGAGGTATCAGGTACATAAGTTCCATCTTGCACTTGTCCGCCAATTTTTTGGTAAGCTTCTCTAAAACTCATTCCATTTTCAACCAGTGTATTAATATTATCTACTGTAAAAAGATATTTGTATTTATCGTCATTAATATCAATATCTTTTACAATAATTTGTTGAATGGAATAATTGAAAATGTCTAAAATATCTTTTACATCCTCAAAAGCAGCTATAATATTTTCTTTTAACAACTGAAAATCTCTATGATAACCACTTGGCAAATTGTTGGTTATTAAAATCATTTCACTTTGTAAAGCTTGAATTTTATTACACTTACCACGAATTAATTCAAAAACATCTGGATTCTTTTTATGTGGCATAATACTACTACCTGTCGTCAATTCATCTGGGAAGGAAATAAATCCAAAATTTTGGCTCATATATAAACATACATCCATGGCAAAACGCGACATAGTATTACACAATCCGCCTAAAGCTGCAGAAATTGTGCGTTCGTTTTTTCCTCTAGCCATTTGCGCAGCAACCACATTATATTTTAATGTTTCAAAACCCATTTCTTTGGTTGTAAATGCTCTATCTATAGGAAACGAACTTCCGTAACCAGCTGCAGAACCCAATGGATTTTGATCTACCGTTTTAATGGCTGCATTTAGTAAATACACATCGTCTATCATTAATTCTGCATAGGCAGAAAACCATAATCCAAATGATGATGGCATTGCCACTTGCAAATGGGTATAACCTGGTAATACTCTGTCTTTATGCGTATCTGACAAACTTAAAAGTGTTTCAAAAAGCGTTTTAGTTTTTTCTTTAACTAAACTTAAGTTTTCTTTATAATATAAATGAAGTGCCACTAAAACCTGATCGTTTCTTGATCGTGCCGTATGAATTTTTTTTCCAACATCGCCTAAAGATTTTGTGAGTTCGAATTCTATTTTGGAATGCACGTCTTCAAACTGCTCGTCAATTACAAATGTTCCATTATCTATTTGGTCTTCTAAAACTTTTAAACCTCTTAGTAATTCAACCAATTCTTCAACAGTTATAATTCCTGCTTTTTGAAGCATTTTAGCATGCGCCTTGGATGCTTGAACATCATATTTCGCTATGTGGATATCAATTTCCCTATCGTTACCTACAGTAAATTGTTCTATTTTTTTATCGATTGATATGCCTTTATCCCAGAGTTTCATAATCTAGTTATTTAATTGTTGATTCGTTGATTTGTTTAGACGATTACACGGTTTAACAATTCAATATAAATTTCAATGCCTTCTTTTATTTCGTTTAAATAAATAAATTCATCTGCCGAATGTGAACGTGTACTATCTCCTGGTCCTAGCTTTAAAGACGGACAAGATAATGCAGCTTGGTCTGACAGTGTTGGTGACCCATAAGTTGATCTTCCCATTGCAATTCCGGCTTTAACCAAATCATGATTTAATGGAATTGATGATGAATTTAATCTTAAGCTTCGTGGTACAATGCTGTCGCAAGGTGCTTTTTTCTGTAAAATATCTGCAACTTCTTGATTTGAATACGCATCGTTTACACGAACATCTATTACTAGCTTTACATCTGCAGGAACAGCATTATGTTGCTTTCCTGCGTTAATTTGAGTAACCGTTAATTTCACATCACCTAAAGCTTCAGAAGTCTTTTTAAACCTAAAATCTTTAAACCATTTTAAAACTTCAATAGTATTATAAATAGCATTATTATCGTTTGGATGTGCTGCATGACTTGGTGTTCCTAAAACCTCTGCATCAAAAACTACTAAGCCTTTTTCGGCAACTGCCAGATTCATCAAAGTGGGTTCGCCAACAATTGCGACATCTACTTTTGGAATCACCGCAAGCATACTGTTTAATCCATCTGGTCCGCTGCTTTCTTCTTCCGCAGAAGCTACAATAACCAAATTATATTTTAAATCTTTTTGATTGTAGAAATAAGTAAAAGTAGCTATTAAAGATACCAAACACCCACCAGCATCGTTGCTTCCTAAGCCATATAATTTTCCATCTTCTACAATAGCTTTAAACGGATCTTTTGTATATGCCGAATTTGGCTTTACAGTATCGTGATGCGAATTTAATAGAAGCGTTGGTTTGTTATTATCAAAATACTTGTTGGTTGCCCAAACGTTATTTTTAGTTCGTTTGTATTCAATATTATAATTCTTAAACCACGTTTCAATAAGCACCGCTGTTTCATCTTCTTCTGATGAAAAAGATTGTGTTTCAATGAGTTTTTTAAGTAACTCAATAGCTTCATTTGTTAGTTGCTGAATCATAAATACAGGGTTGTGAATTTTTGATTTCTATTACTAATAACCGTTGGATTTCCTATAATAACTTTTGAAACGCCTTCGTATAAAGCATGGTAACAGTTATCTAATTTGGGTAACATGCCATCAACAAATGTTCCTTTTATTTTTAAAGTTTCGTAAGTTCCTGTGTCCATAAAATCGATTACCGAATTATCATCAGTAACAGATAATAAAACGCCATCTTTTTCGAAACAATAAATCAACTCGGTTTTATAATGTTTAGACAAACCAATCGCTAATTCTGATGCTATAGTATCTGCATTGGTATTTAAAAGTTGTCCATTACTGTCATGTGTTATTGCACA containing:
- a CDS encoding GLPGLI family protein — translated: MKINYVCFFLLLTISNAIAQEFQGIATYKSHRKVDLKISSKNENSEMKKQIQEQLRKQFQQEYTLTFNKNESIYKREEKLQTPQPAQSGFRIQIAQGSDIMYKNIKENRYTNKTEIFGKLFLIKDTLNNIEWQLVNETKNIGDYTCFKAVFNEEFTTQTLTEEGEIETVTKPRTTTLWYTPQIPINNGPAEYYGLPGLILEVNDGDLTLVCTKIIINPEERVSIEEPTKGKEVSQVEFEEIQDKKSKEMMEQYQSRKGNNDGNRVMIRIGG
- a CDS encoding GLPGLI family protein, which encodes MKTYLTTVCFTILLLFSFNNLTQAQDFKGVATYQTKTTLKLDNFGNRQLSEQQKKEMMERMKSFLEKTYTLTFTQSESIYKEEEKLEVSAGGRGRGFMFGGGGGSGPIYKNIKEKQFLQEQEFLGKQFLIKDSLKTITWKMGSESKQIGQYLCFKATATKPVEGFDWQRNRPGRDNENKEVEKPTDSTTITEEAKNKEETPREIEIVAWYTPQVAVSQGPAEYWGLPGLILELSADNTTMLCTKIVINPAESDEIKSLTKGKEVTKEEYNEIMTVKMQEMREVFRRRRNN
- a CDS encoding sensor histidine kinase KdpD, whose translation is MNASRYKLILYVIALVSVSTIGLQFFWNYKNFKQNKLQVINDIQLCLDNAVDTYYTDLAKENYLAIVPNNSSENKTAFGDNHYSKTDKKGVKHNISVGITSVELSDIEQNHKKNIDSIFFDISKGLSEAIDTSKFQKFTQLKDDGTALTINKSGLIEKAAYFRGKKATDSLKLINNLKTIFISFQSDSLDYKKIDSLLHYQFNQKNFNLNYSLNHLENDKIIFSKDSLTLFPLSTTTNSNYLKPQETIQLVYSNPFKETFARSLGSIFLSTILVLAVISSLFYLLKIIKNQKQLAEVKNDLISNITHEFKTPIATIGVALESISGFDVIEDKEKTKKYVNMSSTQLSKLNVMVEKLLETATLDIKSLELNKEDINLFELLDTMVNRYKIQHQTKTFTTNFKVENLSIQVDAFHFENALNNILDNAIKYGGGKIFINLIIKSNFVEIQFSDNGNALNKDNKNRIFEKFYRIPKGNTHDVKGFGIGLYYTKSIIEKHGGTIQLDLKNNLTTFKITLPNG
- a CDS encoding response regulator transcription factor, coding for MANLTKILLAEDEPALGQIIKESLETRNFKVLLCENGEVALKTYQRETPKLLVLDVMMPKKDGFTLAKEIREIDDSIPIIFLTAKSQTQDVVEGFTIGGNDYLKKPFSMEELIVRINNLLHRTKEQKHSEILEIGNFIFNFPKQTLQFKTEEKVQLTHREAHLLFYLIKNKNKVLDRSLILTKLWGSDDFFNARSMDVFITKLRKKLKHDANVEIINVRGFGYKLIC
- the argH gene encoding argininosuccinate lyase is translated as MKLWDKGISIDKKIEQFTVGNDREIDIHIAKYDVQASKAHAKMLQKAGIITVEELVELLRGLKVLEDQIDNGTFVIDEQFEDVHSKIEFELTKSLGDVGKKIHTARSRNDQVLVALHLYYKENLSLVKEKTKTLFETLLSLSDTHKDRVLPGYTHLQVAMPSSFGLWFSAYAELMIDDVYLLNAAIKTVDQNPLGSAAGYGSSFPIDRAFTTKEMGFETLKYNVVAAQMARGKNERTISAALGGLCNTMSRFAMDVCLYMSQNFGFISFPDELTTGSSIMPHKKNPDVFELIRGKCNKIQALQSEMILITNNLPSGYHRDFQLLKENIIAAFEDVKDILDIFNYSIQQIIVKDIDINDDKYKYLFTVDNINTLVENGMSFREAYQKIGGQVQDGTYVPDTSKKHTHIGSIHNLCLEEIRLKFPK
- a CDS encoding glycoside hydrolase family 11 protein; translation: MKKLNFYKIISVLSFTFITLFLGCKDLNSQTFCIEDSDQIEGVKDGYRYELWNQNAEGTACMTIGEGATFSGEWTNILNYLARRGLSYDQTQEHEEIGEFFTTYNCNYKLKTEAGNSYLSVYGWTIEPLAEYYIIEDWRNWIPSMAKGSKLKGTIEVNGSVYDIYETIRVNQPSIVGDTTFPQYFSIRRDVRNSGTINISEHFKKWESLGMEMGKMHEVSFVVEGYKSHGSFDFTELDVVVEKK
- a CDS encoding TonB-dependent receptor, whose translation is MKQLFMLVILLATSISFSQIKIEGVVKDSIGDPLELVNVIAINQETKGLESYGITNEAGRYKLSLSKNTSYSLQVSYVGMKTATETISTKEEDIVKDFTLQNDNALDAIELTYEMPVTVSGDTLIYNADSFKTGTERKLEDVLEKLPGVEINDDGQIEVEGKVVSKVMVDGKDFFDGDTKLATKNIPSNAVDKVQVLKNFAEVGQLSGVTNNQDNVAINIKLKEGKENFWFGNITAGGGASDNNGLYIIQPKLFYYSPKYSINFIGDLNNTGEVAFTRRDYFNFSGGFRSPSRSSGTNLNLGSNNLGFLTLQNNRAKDINTKFGAANFSYSPKKTLDISGFAIFSNSKTELQENNSVQYTDESLGIPDEDTESNTMQRSDLGMLKLSAKYKPNLSNQLDYDILGRISKESQDQGFFSSVLGNIDQVENTSPYSINQNVNYYYTLDENNIFALEAQHLLQDEDPFYNAILEDKNNYQTTADALGLDGNQSVYNIAQDKRVKSNQLDAKLDYWNVLNQKSNINLTFGTILSKQQFNSEIFQFLDDGSEFNPIFNDGMLTNDTDYNFSDLYLGMHYQFKKGIFTFNPGVSAHAYSIKNIQFGETYKDDFFRILPDFDMRIQLKKSENISLRYSMQTQFTDVTNLARGLVLNNYKSLYFGDEALDNAISHNVNLSYFSFNMFNYTNVFANLNYSKSIDQIRNLSNFESVIRTSSPFNSSFADENFSARGRFQRRFGKLQASINGNFNYSKFNQFIQNQRSVNENYSQTYRTELRTNFRDAPNVEIAYRYTIADNDQGTSRTKFYTKAPSIEFDAYIWKKLTFKTDYSYNNFSDENGTINSFDFWNASLSYRKDKDAKFEYELKATNLLNTKSTSQSNNSAFSVSATEYFIQPRFLTFRLRYEL
- a CDS encoding M20 family metallo-hydrolase is translated as MIQQLTNEAIELLKKLIETQSFSSEEDETAVLIETWFKNYNIEYKRTKNNVWATNKYFDNNKPTLLLNSHHDTVKPNSAYTKDPFKAIVEDGKLYGLGSNDAGGCLVSLIATFTYFYNQKDLKYNLVIVASAEEESSGPDGLNSMLAVIPKVDVAIVGEPTLMNLAVAEKGLVVFDAEVLGTPSHAAHPNDNNAIYNTIEVLKWFKDFRFKKTSEALGDVKLTVTQINAGKQHNAVPADVKLVIDVRVNDAYSNQEVADILQKKAPCDSIVPRSLRLNSSSIPLNHDLVKAGIAMGRSTYGSPTLSDQAALSCPSLKLGPGDSTRSHSADEFIYLNEIKEGIEIYIELLNRVIV